The following DNA comes from Gloeomargarita sp. SKYB120.
ATCCCTGGGCGTTTTTTCTCAGCTCTATTAAAATCCGGGTGCAGGTGCGATGGCAAGGTGTGACCGTTGCGGGTTGTTTTACTAATTCCTAACCGGCAATTGCGCTTGTTACTGGGATGGCATTTGCAACAAGCTGGGTATCGTGTCACGCTCCTAGAAAGCCTCGCGCAAGGATATACCCAGGCGACCGTCGGCGCACTGTGGGTTTTGGATTTGGACTGGCCCCAGGCGTGGGACGATGGCTTGAAATTGACCCGGTGGTTGAGCCAGCAGCACCAAGGCCCCCTGTTCATCCTGTCGGCTCGCAATCAAGAGAGTGACATTGTCGCTGGGTTACAGGCGGGCGCTGATGACTATCTCGTGAAACCCTTCGGCTTGGCGCAATTCATGGCCCGGGTGCAGGCGCTGGTGCGACGGTGGCAACGGGGAACGCCAGTTTTGACCTGTGGAGATTTAACGCTGGATTTGCTGGCGCAACGGGGGTTTTACGGGGACCAGGAATTGGATTTAACGCCTCATGAATTTCGGTTACTGGCGCTACTGCTGCAAGCGCAGGGGGAAGTGGTGCCACGCCAGGTGTTACAGGAACGGCTGTGGGGACAGGCGACAGGACGCAGTTTGGACACCCACCTGCTCAGTTTGCGCAAGAAATTACCAGCCGGTATCGAGATTGGCACAGTGCATCGCCTCGGGTATCGGCTCGTGACCAGCGAACCGCAGCGGAACTAACCCCAGTCCTGTGCT
Coding sequences within:
- a CDS encoding response regulator transcription factor — protein: MRVVLLIPNRQLRLLLGWHLQQAGYRVTLLESLAQGYTQATVGALWVLDLDWPQAWDDGLKLTRWLSQQHQGPLFILSARNQESDIVAGLQAGADDYLVKPFGLAQFMARVQALVRRWQRGTPVLTCGDLTLDLLAQRGFYGDQELDLTPHEFRLLALLLQAQGEVVPRQVLQERLWGQATGRSLDTHLLSLRKKLPAGIEIGTVHRLGYRLVTSEPQRN